Proteins found in one Geomonas subterranea genomic segment:
- the lpdA gene encoding dihydrolipoyl dehydrogenase, protein MSEEIFDLIVIGAGPGGYVAAIRGAQLGMKVAVVEKRGSMGGVCLNEGCIPSKALLDSSELYHLARDRFAVHGIEVQPPTLNLGQMMARKDDVVKKLTDGIAFLFKKNKIVSFLGTASMLSPENGAHRVEVKGEETRVVTGRKVIIATGSEAVQVPTLPFDGESVVSAREALSFPAVPEHLLVVGGGYIGLELGSVWLRLGAKVTVVELLPRLVAGSDGQVAEALLRSLKKQGMTFMLGAKVAGAEKKDGKLLARVEAEGETAEIACDKVLVAVGRRPLTAGLNLEGIGVRMDGSRISVDADYATSVPGIYALGDLIAGPMLAHKAMEEGAVCVERMHGEPSQVDYGCIPGVCYTWPEAASVGKTEEALKEEGIAYKVGKFSFIANGRAKCMDETEGFVKLLTEAEGGRLLGVHILGPRASDMIAEAVTVMAFGGSGEDIALTVHGHPTLSEVMKEAALDLDKRAIHG, encoded by the coding sequence ATGTCCGAAGAAATTTTCGATCTCATAGTCATCGGCGCCGGCCCCGGCGGATACGTCGCCGCCATCAGGGGCGCCCAACTCGGCATGAAGGTGGCCGTGGTGGAAAAACGCGGCTCCATGGGTGGCGTCTGCCTGAACGAGGGATGCATCCCCAGCAAGGCGCTTCTCGACTCCAGCGAACTGTACCACCTCGCCAGGGACCGCTTCGCCGTCCACGGCATCGAGGTGCAGCCCCCGACCCTCAACCTCGGGCAGATGATGGCCCGCAAGGATGACGTGGTCAAGAAGCTCACCGACGGCATCGCGTTCCTCTTCAAGAAAAACAAGATCGTCAGCTTCTTAGGTACCGCCTCGATGCTCTCGCCTGAGAACGGCGCGCACCGGGTCGAAGTGAAGGGCGAGGAGACCAGGGTGGTCACGGGGAGGAAGGTGATCATCGCCACCGGCAGCGAAGCGGTGCAGGTCCCGACGCTTCCGTTTGACGGCGAATCGGTGGTGAGCGCCCGCGAGGCGCTTTCGTTCCCGGCGGTCCCCGAGCACCTCCTGGTGGTCGGCGGCGGCTACATCGGCCTCGAGCTGGGGTCCGTGTGGCTCCGGCTGGGCGCGAAGGTGACCGTGGTGGAACTGCTCCCCAGGCTGGTCGCCGGGAGCGACGGCCAGGTGGCCGAAGCCCTGCTGCGATCCCTGAAAAAGCAGGGGATGACCTTCATGCTGGGGGCCAAGGTCGCCGGGGCGGAAAAGAAGGACGGCAAGCTCCTGGCGCGCGTCGAGGCCGAGGGGGAGACCGCGGAGATTGCGTGCGACAAGGTTCTCGTCGCGGTGGGGCGCAGGCCGCTCACCGCGGGGCTAAATCTCGAAGGGATCGGGGTCCGCATGGACGGCAGCCGCATCAGCGTCGACGCCGACTACGCCACCAGCGTCCCCGGGATCTACGCCCTCGGCGACCTCATCGCGGGCCCCATGCTGGCGCACAAGGCGATGGAGGAGGGGGCCGTCTGCGTGGAAAGGATGCACGGCGAGCCGAGCCAGGTCGATTACGGCTGCATCCCCGGTGTCTGCTACACCTGGCCCGAGGCGGCCTCGGTGGGTAAGACCGAGGAGGCGCTCAAGGAAGAGGGAATCGCCTACAAGGTCGGCAAGTTCAGCTTCATCGCCAACGGGCGCGCCAAGTGCATGGACGAGACCGAGGGGTTCGTCAAGCTTCTCACCGAAGCGGAGGGGGGGCGGCTGCTCGGTGTGCATATCCTCGGGCCGCGCGCCTCTGACATGATCGCCGAGGCAGTCACCGTGATGGCTTTCGGCGGCAGCGGCGAAGACATTGCCCTCACCGTGCACGGCCATCCCACCCTCTCCGAGGTGATGAAGGAGGCGGCGCTCGACCTGGACAAGCGCGCCATCCACGGCTGA
- the odhB gene encoding 2-oxoglutarate dehydrogenase complex dihydrolipoyllysine-residue succinyltransferase, with the protein MDIKVPAVGESVYEAVIARWLKKTGDVVAKDEPLCEIETDKITLEVTSEADGVLSITAAEGETVKIGAVIGSIDARGPGAEAKEGAGTVAAGKPAASPEAKPVTAAPMSPSGRKLARELGVEPGDVQGSGRGGRITNADLMKAQGTKAEAEVAEPPPKAPAAPVPPTAPVPSAAPAASPKSATPADLEGRVLRKPMSQIRKRIAERLVSVRQNTAMLTTFNEVDMSEVLKLRKKHGEHFQKRHGVKLGFMSLFVRACCAALQEFPDVNGSIDGGDIVYHNYCDIGIAVGSERGLVVPVLRGAEKLSLAQIEQGIAEFAEKVRGNRIALSDLEGGTFTISNGGIYGSMLSTPILNPPQSGVLGMHNIQERAVVVDGQVVVRPMMYLALSYDHRIVDGKGAVGFLKRVKEYIEDPEEMLLEC; encoded by the coding sequence ATGGATATCAAGGTTCCGGCGGTTGGCGAGTCGGTCTACGAAGCGGTCATCGCCAGGTGGCTCAAGAAGACGGGGGATGTCGTCGCGAAGGACGAGCCGCTGTGTGAGATAGAGACCGACAAGATTACCCTCGAGGTCACCTCCGAGGCGGACGGCGTCCTGAGCATCACCGCGGCTGAGGGCGAGACCGTCAAGATCGGTGCCGTCATCGGCAGCATCGACGCGCGCGGCCCCGGTGCTGAGGCCAAGGAAGGTGCCGGGACCGTAGCCGCCGGCAAGCCCGCCGCCAGTCCGGAGGCGAAGCCGGTAACGGCCGCTCCCATGTCACCCTCGGGAAGAAAGCTGGCGCGCGAACTTGGCGTCGAGCCCGGAGACGTCCAGGGAAGCGGGCGCGGCGGCCGCATCACCAACGCCGACCTCATGAAGGCGCAGGGGACAAAGGCCGAGGCCGAGGTCGCCGAGCCCCCCCCGAAAGCTCCGGCGGCACCAGTTCCCCCGACGGCACCGGTTCCATCGGCCGCACCCGCCGCGTCCCCCAAATCCGCCACCCCGGCAGACCTGGAGGGACGTGTGCTGCGCAAGCCCATGTCGCAGATAAGAAAACGCATCGCCGAACGCCTGGTCTCCGTCCGCCAGAACACCGCCATGCTCACCACCTTCAACGAGGTGGACATGAGCGAGGTCCTCAAACTCAGGAAAAAGCACGGCGAGCACTTCCAGAAGCGCCACGGCGTGAAGCTCGGCTTCATGTCCCTCTTCGTGAGGGCCTGCTGCGCCGCGTTGCAGGAGTTCCCGGACGTGAACGGCAGCATCGACGGGGGCGACATCGTCTACCACAACTACTGTGACATCGGCATCGCGGTGGGGAGCGAGCGCGGCCTGGTGGTGCCGGTATTGCGGGGCGCGGAAAAGCTGAGCCTCGCGCAGATCGAGCAGGGCATCGCGGAGTTCGCTGAGAAGGTGCGCGGCAACCGGATCGCCCTCTCCGACCTCGAGGGGGGGACGTTCACCATCTCCAACGGCGGCATCTACGGCTCCATGCTCTCCACCCCGATTCTGAACCCGCCCCAGTCCGGGGTGCTCGGCATGCACAACATCCAGGAGCGCGCGGTGGTGGTGGATGGGCAGGTCGTGGTCCGTCCCATGATGTACCTGGCGCTCTCCTACGACCACCGCATCGTGGACGGCAAAGGGGCCGTCGGCTTTCTGAAGCGGGTCAAGGAATACATCGAGGATCCGGAGGAGATGCTGCTGGAATGTTGA
- a CDS encoding 2-oxoglutarate dehydrogenase E1 component yields MGILENLTPQWIESQYELWKQNPQQLSEEWRAFFTGFELADARSAGAAPPTGDEALKQSAVQSLIYRYRDIGHLLACTDPLSPCKIEHPLLSLSAFGLEPSDLEQTFVTRRFMRRSAKLKEILQVLRSTYCGSVGVEFMHLQDPDERQWLIDRMEPGGNRGFFTPEQRLMLLKKLKEAALFERELHKRFPGQTRFSLEGGDILIPLLDAAVAKAASLGVTDVVFGMPHRGRLNVLCNIFGMPYENMFAEFADNAEYGVVGEGDVKYHKGFSVDLPVGEGGSVHLTLTSNPSHLEAIDPVVQGKCRARQDRIGEAGETRVLPLLIHGDAAFSGQGVVAETLNLSQLAGYRTGGTLHIVLNNQIGFTTSAADARSSHYATDVAKMVQAPVFHVYGDDAEAVIHVTELAVAYRDRYRKDVVVEVICYRRHGHNEGDEPYFTQPLMYQQIKLRPQLHSLYEMELLGEGFPEEELKAIENEVAQRLSQAGERQAAPVESAFLARWSGMKPGVAKVAVPTSVAADTLLDLSGRLSRIPEGFQPHPKVVGVLQKRHDAITKGGPLDWGNVESLAYASLLSSGVSVRLSGQDVRRGTFSHRHSTLFDQQTGETYLPHCSVLDKGARFCAFDSMLAEFSVLGFEYGYSLEAPDALTIWEAQYGDFVNGAQVIIDQFLVSGEAKWERSSGLVLMLPHGYEGQGAEHSSARIERFLELAAAGNIQAVYPTTPAQLFHVLRRQMLQPFRKPLILFTPKSLLRHPDCVSRLEELSSGSFREVIAEPAVGESVRQVLICSGKIYYDLLGRIRKDQLQGHALLRIEQLYPLPVEQLRDELQRYPAGARFTWVQEEPRNMGAWRFIHESLIELLGGVPRYVGRPDAAAPASGSHRLDRVEQERIVDEALKI; encoded by the coding sequence ATGGGTATATTAGAAAATCTGACCCCCCAGTGGATCGAGAGCCAGTACGAGCTCTGGAAGCAGAACCCCCAGCAACTCTCCGAGGAGTGGCGTGCCTTCTTCACCGGTTTCGAGCTGGCGGATGCACGGTCCGCCGGCGCCGCGCCCCCCACGGGAGACGAGGCACTTAAACAATCCGCAGTACAATCACTCATCTACCGGTACCGGGACATCGGGCACCTCCTCGCCTGCACCGATCCCCTTTCCCCATGCAAGATAGAGCATCCCCTGCTCTCCCTTTCCGCCTTCGGGCTGGAGCCGTCCGACCTCGAGCAGACCTTCGTCACCAGGCGCTTCATGAGAAGGAGCGCCAAGCTAAAGGAGATCCTGCAGGTGCTGCGCAGCACCTACTGCGGTTCGGTCGGCGTCGAGTTCATGCACCTGCAGGACCCGGACGAGCGCCAATGGCTCATCGACCGCATGGAGCCAGGCGGAAACCGCGGGTTCTTCACGCCGGAGCAGCGCCTTATGCTGCTCAAGAAGCTCAAGGAAGCCGCGCTGTTCGAGCGCGAGCTGCACAAGAGGTTCCCCGGGCAGACCAGGTTCTCCCTCGAGGGGGGAGATATCCTCATTCCCCTGCTCGATGCCGCCGTCGCCAAGGCCGCCTCGCTCGGCGTAACCGACGTCGTCTTCGGGATGCCGCACCGCGGCCGCCTCAACGTCCTTTGCAACATCTTCGGGATGCCCTACGAGAACATGTTCGCCGAGTTCGCCGACAACGCGGAGTACGGCGTGGTGGGCGAGGGTGACGTGAAGTACCACAAGGGATTCTCGGTCGACCTTCCCGTCGGGGAGGGCGGTTCCGTGCATCTCACCCTCACCTCCAATCCCAGCCACCTGGAAGCGATCGACCCGGTGGTGCAGGGGAAATGCCGCGCCCGGCAGGACCGGATCGGCGAGGCCGGGGAGACCCGGGTGCTGCCGCTGCTCATCCACGGGGATGCCGCCTTCTCCGGCCAGGGAGTGGTCGCCGAGACGCTGAACCTGTCGCAGCTGGCCGGCTACCGGACCGGGGGCACCCTTCACATCGTGCTCAACAACCAGATCGGCTTCACCACCAGCGCCGCCGATGCCCGCTCCAGCCACTACGCGACCGACGTCGCCAAGATGGTCCAGGCCCCGGTCTTCCACGTCTACGGCGACGACGCCGAGGCGGTGATCCACGTAACCGAGCTTGCCGTCGCCTACCGGGACCGCTACCGCAAGGACGTGGTGGTCGAGGTGATCTGCTACCGCAGGCACGGGCATAACGAAGGTGACGAGCCTTACTTCACCCAGCCCCTCATGTACCAGCAGATCAAGCTTCGTCCGCAACTCCACTCGCTCTACGAGATGGAGCTTTTGGGTGAAGGATTCCCGGAAGAAGAGCTGAAGGCGATCGAGAACGAGGTCGCGCAGCGCCTGTCGCAGGCGGGCGAGCGCCAGGCCGCACCGGTGGAATCCGCTTTCCTGGCACGCTGGAGCGGCATGAAACCCGGTGTGGCCAAGGTCGCGGTACCCACCTCGGTCGCCGCCGACACTCTGCTCGACCTCTCCGGGCGACTGTCCCGCATTCCCGAGGGATTCCAGCCGCACCCCAAGGTGGTCGGGGTGCTTCAAAAGCGCCACGACGCCATCACCAAGGGGGGACCGCTGGACTGGGGAAACGTTGAGAGCCTCGCCTATGCCTCGCTCCTTTCCTCGGGCGTTTCGGTCCGGCTTTCCGGCCAGGACGTCCGCCGGGGCACCTTCAGCCATCGGCACTCCACGCTTTTCGATCAGCAGACCGGCGAGACCTACCTGCCGCATTGCAGCGTGCTGGACAAGGGTGCGCGCTTTTGCGCCTTTGACAGCATGCTGGCGGAGTTCTCGGTGCTCGGCTTCGAGTACGGCTATTCACTCGAGGCCCCGGACGCGCTCACCATCTGGGAAGCCCAGTACGGCGATTTCGTCAACGGCGCGCAGGTCATCATCGACCAGTTCCTTGTGAGTGGCGAGGCGAAGTGGGAACGCTCAAGCGGCCTGGTGCTGATGCTGCCGCACGGGTACGAGGGGCAGGGGGCGGAACACTCCAGCGCCCGCATCGAGCGTTTCCTGGAACTTGCCGCTGCGGGAAACATCCAGGCGGTCTATCCCACCACCCCGGCCCAGCTCTTCCACGTGCTGCGGCGCCAGATGCTGCAACCCTTCCGCAAGCCGCTGATCCTTTTCACGCCGAAGAGCCTGCTGCGCCATCCGGACTGCGTCTCCCGGCTGGAGGAGCTCAGCTCCGGCAGTTTCCGCGAAGTGATCGCGGAGCCCGCCGTGGGGGAGTCGGTGCGCCAGGTACTGATCTGCAGCGGCAAGATCTACTACGATCTCCTGGGGCGCATCAGGAAGGACCAGTTGCAGGGACATGCGCTGTTGCGTATCGAGCAGCTCTACCCGCTTCCGGTCGAGCAGTTGCGGGACGAGTTGCAGCGTTATCCTGCCGGCGCCCGTTTCACCTGGGTGCAGGAGGAGCCGCGCAACATGGGGGCGTGGCGCTTCATTCACGAGTCTCTCATCGAGCTTTTGGGGGGCGTGCCGAGGTACGTCGGCCGTCCCGATGCCGCAGCACCCGCCTCCGGCTCGCACCGCCTGGACCGCGTGGAGCAAGAGCGCATCGTTGATGAAGCGCTGAAAATCTGA
- a CDS encoding DUF190 domain-containing protein: MKDRDMTLESDRKGMLGEQVLLRIFIGERDKHKHIPLYEALVELFRTKGFAGATVLRGVAGFGAHSMYHTDRLLRLSTDLPMVIEVVDERSRVEAVLPTVEEMMDGGMITLEKVQVWRYAKKRSA, encoded by the coding sequence ATGAAGGACAGGGACATGACCTTGGAGAGTGACAGGAAAGGGATGCTGGGCGAGCAGGTGCTGCTCAGGATCTTCATTGGAGAGCGGGACAAGCACAAGCACATCCCGCTGTACGAGGCGCTGGTGGAACTGTTCCGCACCAAGGGCTTCGCCGGCGCCACCGTGCTGCGCGGCGTGGCCGGGTTCGGTGCGCACAGCATGTACCACACCGACCGCCTGCTGCGGCTCTCCACCGACCTCCCCATGGTGATCGAGGTGGTTGACGAGAGGTCGCGGGTGGAGGCCGTTCTTCCCACCGTGGAGGAGATGATGGACGGCGGCATGATCACCCTGGAAAAGGTGCAGGTGTGGCGCTACGCCAAGAAACGCTCCGCTTGA
- the crcB gene encoding fluoride efflux transporter CrcB, giving the protein MEQAIYIALLGALGCLSRYFLSGFVYRVCGNAFPYGTLAVNVIGAFLIGLIMEFSIRSALVPPTLRFALTVGFLGGLTTFSTFSLETFRLIEEGALLLAFANIMLSVVSCLACTWLGIMVARWL; this is encoded by the coding sequence ATGGAGCAGGCAATCTACATAGCCCTCTTGGGCGCCCTCGGCTGCTTGTCACGCTATTTTCTCTCCGGTTTCGTGTACCGGGTCTGCGGCAACGCGTTTCCCTATGGCACCCTTGCCGTCAACGTAATCGGGGCATTCCTGATCGGGCTCATCATGGAGTTCTCGATCAGGAGCGCCCTCGTCCCCCCCACACTGCGCTTCGCCCTCACCGTAGGCTTCCTCGGCGGGCTTACCACCTTTTCCACCTTCAGCCTCGAAACCTTCCGTCTGATCGAGGAGGGGGCGCTGCTGCTCGCCTTCGCCAACATCATGCTGAGCGTCGTCTCCTGCCTTGCCTGCACCTGGCTCGGCATCATGGTGGCGCGCTGGCTGTAG
- a CDS encoding ribonuclease E/G codes for MSKKMLINALHAEEARVAIVEDGRLVDLDVEIAGNEQTRGNVYKGVVVRVEPGLQAAFVDIGLKKLGFLQMGELHPENWKWRDDIPEEQRHRRPRIQEVLRRGQELIVQVEKGERDNKGSALTTYVSLPGRYMVLMPGSDSAGISRKVEAEGERKKLKEIIAEMTIPEGYGYIIRTEAMGRTRDELQKDLDNLVALYEGIRERGAGLKGAGMVYQESALIIRTIRDYFSADIDEVLVDSKDVFKDVRDALKEIDPAFEKLVKMHQEKRPIFSRYQLEEQIDLIYEKKVPLKSGGSIFIEPTEALVSIDVNSGKSTGEKGVEDTAFKTNLEAAEEAARQLRLRDLGGLIVIDFIDMRDRKHNAEVEKTLKSALKADKARVNVARISEFGLLEMSRQRIRQTLNQASTLECPHCDGRGKVKSVEAMALSFLRKVHAAAAKGTVGEVVGSLPLEVAYYLLNRKRHELSQIELDYDIEVTVKGKPSYLLNQMELELVKREKLPQEELPQEKPAHGKAPAKEESAESAAEGRKKKKRGKKAQEPEAAVHAEAVPVALVEEPSGAEHVVMSEAEPEEHKKKRRRKRKRGKGGVAEAADATPDELSEPGAVVEQAPAHAAEQAHSETAEEVKKKRRRKRRRGKGGHEASPAAELAQGEVPLTGGALPVEAVPVAEAAIPAGEPAEKKPARKRRGRGKGATAEGAPEAVVASVASASAPAETPAEQRPAGESEPAEAAKPGTKGRAPRKTKDVVEAAAAPAAATAALAAEPAAQEKPAQAKRGRTAKPAASEEAAAASTATAETPSAKPKAAKAARKPREAKKVAEPKAAQAANEPKGDTAPKAAQEPKQEKPVRGAKAEKEPKQAKTAKASKAPGAGAGTVEAHPAEAAPATGKAPAKEKAPAKEKAPAKEKAPAKEKAPAKRARKAAEPAAAEEKPKKPRAPRKKKEETPA; via the coding sequence ATGTCAAAGAAGATGCTGATTAACGCACTGCACGCTGAAGAGGCGCGCGTGGCGATCGTCGAGGACGGCCGCCTGGTGGACCTGGATGTCGAGATCGCCGGCAACGAACAGACGCGCGGCAACGTCTACAAGGGGGTGGTGGTCCGCGTTGAGCCCGGGCTGCAGGCCGCCTTCGTGGACATCGGTCTCAAGAAACTCGGATTCCTGCAGATGGGGGAATTGCACCCGGAGAACTGGAAGTGGCGCGACGACATCCCCGAGGAGCAGCGTCACCGTCGCCCCCGCATTCAGGAAGTACTGAGAAGGGGGCAGGAGCTGATCGTCCAGGTGGAGAAGGGGGAGCGCGACAACAAGGGGTCGGCCCTCACCACGTACGTATCGCTGCCGGGACGCTACATGGTGTTGATGCCGGGGAGCGACTCCGCCGGCATCTCCCGCAAGGTGGAAGCCGAGGGTGAGCGCAAGAAGCTCAAGGAAATCATCGCCGAGATGACCATTCCCGAAGGGTACGGCTACATCATCCGTACCGAGGCCATGGGGCGCACCCGCGATGAACTGCAGAAGGACCTGGACAACCTGGTCGCCCTGTACGAGGGGATCAGGGAGAGAGGGGCGGGGCTTAAGGGGGCCGGCATGGTCTACCAGGAGTCCGCGCTGATCATCCGGACCATCCGCGACTACTTCTCCGCTGACATCGACGAGGTCCTGGTCGACAGCAAGGACGTCTTCAAGGACGTGCGCGACGCGCTGAAGGAGATAGATCCCGCCTTCGAGAAACTGGTCAAGATGCACCAGGAGAAGCGCCCCATCTTCTCACGCTACCAGTTGGAAGAGCAGATCGACCTGATCTACGAGAAGAAGGTGCCGCTCAAATCCGGGGGCTCCATCTTCATCGAGCCGACCGAGGCGCTGGTCTCCATCGACGTCAACTCAGGCAAGTCCACCGGCGAGAAGGGGGTCGAGGACACCGCGTTCAAGACCAACCTGGAGGCCGCCGAGGAGGCGGCGCGCCAGTTGAGGCTGCGCGACCTGGGCGGGCTTATCGTCATCGACTTCATCGACATGCGCGACAGAAAGCACAACGCCGAGGTGGAGAAGACCCTCAAAAGCGCGCTCAAGGCGGACAAGGCGCGGGTCAACGTGGCGCGTATCTCCGAGTTCGGGCTCCTGGAGATGTCCCGCCAGCGCATCCGCCAGACCCTGAACCAGGCGAGCACGCTCGAGTGCCCCCATTGCGACGGCAGGGGGAAGGTGAAGTCGGTCGAGGCGATGGCGCTTTCCTTCCTGAGGAAGGTGCATGCCGCCGCCGCCAAGGGGACCGTCGGCGAGGTGGTGGGAAGCCTGCCGCTGGAAGTCGCCTATTACCTTTTGAACCGCAAGCGTCACGAACTCTCCCAGATCGAGCTCGATTACGACATCGAGGTCACGGTGAAAGGGAAGCCCTCCTACCTGCTGAACCAGATGGAACTCGAACTGGTCAAGCGGGAGAAGCTGCCGCAGGAGGAGTTGCCGCAGGAAAAGCCGGCTCACGGCAAGGCCCCCGCCAAGGAGGAGTCCGCCGAGTCTGCCGCCGAAGGGCGCAAGAAAAAGAAGAGAGGGAAGAAGGCGCAGGAACCGGAGGCCGCGGTGCACGCCGAGGCGGTGCCTGTCGCGTTGGTAGAGGAGCCCAGCGGCGCGGAGCACGTGGTGATGTCGGAAGCGGAGCCGGAGGAGCACAAGAAGAAGCGCCGGCGCAAGCGCAAGCGGGGCAAGGGGGGAGTCGCCGAGGCCGCCGACGCAACTCCCGACGAGCTTTCCGAGCCGGGCGCGGTGGTGGAGCAAGCCCCGGCGCACGCCGCGGAGCAGGCGCACTCTGAAACCGCTGAAGAGGTGAAGAAGAAGCGTCGCCGCAAGAGACGGCGCGGCAAAGGTGGCCACGAGGCATCCCCGGCGGCAGAGCTGGCGCAGGGTGAGGTCCCGCTGACGGGGGGCGCCCTGCCCGTGGAGGCCGTGCCTGTCGCCGAGGCCGCTATCCCGGCCGGTGAGCCTGCCGAGAAGAAGCCGGCGCGCAAGAGAAGAGGGCGCGGCAAGGGAGCCACAGCGGAGGGGGCGCCCGAAGCGGTTGTCGCAAGCGTGGCCTCCGCGAGCGCTCCGGCGGAGACACCTGCCGAGCAGCGGCCGGCCGGCGAATCCGAGCCTGCCGAGGCGGCCAAGCCCGGTACGAAGGGACGTGCTCCCCGTAAAACGAAGGATGTCGTCGAAGCTGCAGCTGCACCCGCTGCAGCAACCGCCGCACTGGCGGCCGAGCCCGCCGCGCAGGAGAAGCCGGCTCAGGCAAAAAGGGGCAGAACTGCGAAACCCGCGGCTTCGGAAGAGGCTGCAGCAGCTTCCACAGCGACCGCCGAAACGCCATCTGCCAAGCCCAAGGCCGCCAAGGCAGCCAGAAAGCCCCGGGAAGCCAAAAAAGTTGCGGAGCCCAAGGCGGCGCAGGCAGCCAATGAGCCGAAGGGGGATACAGCGCCCAAGGCCGCTCAGGAGCCTAAGCAAGAGAAGCCCGTGAGGGGCGCCAAGGCTGAGAAAGAGCCGAAGCAGGCGAAGACCGCCAAAGCGTCCAAGGCACCCGGCGCAGGCGCCGGTACTGTCGAGGCGCACCCCGCCGAAGCGGCTCCGGCCACGGGAAAGGCTCCTGCCAAGGAGAAGGCTCCCGCCAAGGAGAAGGCTCCCGCCAAGGAGAAGGCTCCCGCCAAGGAGAAGGCTCCCGCCAAGCGCGCCAGGAAAGCTGCGGAGCCCGCTGCGGCCGAGGAGAAGCCCAAGAAGCCGCGGGCTCCTCGCAAGAAAAAAGAAGAGACCCCTGCTTGA
- a CDS encoding DUF2721 domain-containing protein, producing the protein MLRDTQTIGTMAHVIQLSVAPVFLLTAIGTMLSVMTNRLARVIDRARYHEAKLEGAGPDAIPRLHLALAVLKRRADLIGHAIFLCTATAVLVCTVIAMLFIGDYLRYDISLPVALLFIFGMILMVSGLVCFLREIFIAKASLQIGPNQDVTRRH; encoded by the coding sequence ATGCTGCGCGATACTCAGACCATCGGCACCATGGCCCACGTCATCCAGCTCTCTGTCGCGCCCGTTTTCCTGCTCACCGCGATCGGCACCATGCTGAGCGTGATGACCAACCGGCTCGCCCGCGTCATCGACCGCGCCCGTTACCACGAGGCCAAACTGGAAGGCGCCGGCCCCGACGCGATCCCCCGGCTGCACCTCGCCCTCGCCGTCCTCAAGCGCCGCGCCGATCTCATCGGTCACGCGATCTTCTTGTGCACCGCCACCGCTGTGCTGGTCTGCACCGTCATCGCCATGCTCTTCATCGGCGATTACCTTCGCTACGACATTTCGCTCCCGGTCGCACTGCTGTTCATCTTCGGGATGATCCTGATGGTGTCGGGGCTGGTCTGCTTCCTGCGCGAGATCTTCATCGCCAAGGCGAGCCTCCAGATCGGCCCCAACCAGGACGTCACCCGGCGCCACTGA
- a CDS encoding amidohydrolase family protein has protein sequence MDIPVFDSHFHIIDRRFPLVENQGFLPDDFTCEDYLRRTANLHLAGGAIVSGSFQAMDQSYLEDALATLGPCFVGVTQLPAGVSDEEVLRLNGVGVRAVRFNIKRGGSEKVEHLERMARRVHELAGWHVELYVDSRELPALAPILSRLPAVSIDHLGLSGSGLPALLSLVERGVRVKATGFGRVDFDVAGAVRDICRANPDALMFGTDLPSTRAPRPYHDRDLRLILDTLDLDLARKVLCQNAIDFYRPASSQSHQSNEGLFAVLV, from the coding sequence ATGGACATCCCGGTCTTCGACAGCCACTTCCACATCATCGACCGCCGGTTTCCGCTGGTGGAGAACCAGGGGTTCCTTCCCGACGACTTCACCTGCGAGGACTACCTGCGGCGCACCGCCAACCTGCACCTCGCCGGGGGGGCCATCGTCTCCGGTTCGTTCCAGGCCATGGACCAGTCCTACCTGGAAGACGCCCTCGCGACGCTTGGGCCCTGTTTCGTCGGGGTGACCCAGCTGCCGGCGGGGGTGAGCGACGAAGAGGTGCTGCGCCTGAACGGGGTGGGGGTGCGCGCGGTGCGCTTCAACATCAAGCGGGGGGGCTCGGAAAAGGTTGAGCACCTGGAGCGGATGGCACGCCGGGTCCACGAACTGGCAGGGTGGCACGTCGAGCTCTACGTCGACTCCCGCGAACTCCCCGCGCTCGCCCCCATACTGTCCCGGCTTCCCGCCGTAAGCATCGACCACCTCGGGCTCTCCGGCAGCGGACTTCCCGCCCTGTTGTCGCTCGTGGAGCGCGGTGTCCGCGTGAAGGCCACCGGCTTTGGCAGGGTCGACTTCGACGTGGCCGGCGCGGTCAGGGATATCTGCCGCGCCAACCCGGATGCCCTCATGTTTGGCACCGACCTCCCCTCTACCCGCGCCCCGCGCCCCTACCACGACCGGGACCTGCGCCTCATACTCGACACGCTCGACCTCGACCTCGCGCGCAAGGTACTTTGCCAGAACGCGATTGACTTTTATCGTCCCGCGTCCAGTCAAAGTCACCAAAGTAATGAGGGTTTATTTGCGGTATTAGTTTAA